The Sphingobium sp. TKS genomic interval CCTTGAACAATCCCCCTCCTCAAACCATCGCCGCTTTCATGCCCCCATGATGGCGCCGTCCAGGACCAGGGACAGGAACCACGGTCGATCTTCAACAAGCCGCAATAGCTTTGTTCGATGAAATTGCAAGGATTCAGGAGTTTTGATTCTTCCAATACTTGGCATTCGCATCACGCCGTCGACGCGCATCGCCCGGCCTGCGTGGACGTTGGGAGGGGATTGGCCCCTTGCCGGCACCCCGTCGCAGGAGCGGTCCGACACGTCCCTGTAAACCAGTAGGTAAGAAGCTCCCGCTATTCCTGTAGCGCGCATCCGATGCGAGCGTCGGGCGTTGATGCCCTGTGACCGCACGACGGCGCCCGAAAAACATCGCGGCCTTACAGTTGGAGTTTCCATGACCGGTTCAAGTCCCTCCCGCCGCCGCCTTCCTCAGGGGAGTTGCTTCATCCTGCTCCTGCCGCTGGCGCTGGCCTTCTGGATGGCGGTGATGTGGCTGATCGATCAGGGGCGCTGAAGCTTGATTGAAGGCGCCCGGGCACGGCCCGGCCGGTCAGGCCTGCTCGATTTGCAGAACGTCCAGCAGATCGAAACCTGATCGGATGCCTGCGACCCGAACCCTGCGCCCGAGCAGGTGTCGATAGCGCCCGGTGACATCCAGGCGCCATTCACCGCCATCGGCTACGCGCAGGACGGGGTGAAGGCCAGCCTCGAGCAGGATTCCGGTCAGATCGTGGCGTGAACCTCTTGGCATCGATGCTCCTTCAGGCTGGCGACGGACGCTTCATGTCCCCCGGCCAGGATGAGGTTCCGCCGCCGCTCGCGCCGATTGCCTGCCATGAACGAAGCGGGCTTGCAACATTCCGTGGGGCTTCCCCCGCGCGAAAGCGCCAAGGCAAGTGAAGGCGTGCCGCTCAAAAGGGACTCCGCCCGACTGTGAAACAAGCGGAGCCAGTCTGAGGAAAAGCGCGAAACGGTCATGGGCGCCCTGCCAAAAAGGGCGTCCGTCGTCCGGACGCCCTCCTGGCTCGTTGCGCAAGAGCAGATTGCGAAACGAGTGCATCGGCTCGACCGCTCTACATATTTATTGTGTCGCGTTTCCCGGTCAGCAGATGATTGGCTTCGCCGAACTGGCGTTTCCATCTGCCAAGAAAACGCTCAAGCTCAATAGCGCCAGGAGATGCCCAGCGAGAGCTTGTTGTTGTCGACGCGGATGCCGTTGGCGCCGAGATCCTTGTTGAGGCCGGCGCTGCCATAATCCTCAATCAGATATTCAACGCGGATCGACGTCTGCGCGCCGATGCGGGTTTCCAGGCCAGCGCCGTAGACCAGCGCGTCCTGCATGGTCTTGGTGCCGTAGCTGTCCACGCCGTCAAAGGCGCTCGCCTTGAACTTGGTCGATTGCCAGCCGCCCCGGGCATAGAGAGCGGTGTTGTCGGCGATCATGGCGCCCAGCCGGCCGCTCAGGCCGAAGGATTCGCGCGCCCGGATCTTGCCGCTCACGCTATTCGTGCCGTCATCAAGGCTGGCAGAGATGCTTGCGCCCGAATAGTTCGCATTGGCTTCGACGCCGAAGAACAGGCTGTTCGAGAGGGCATAGTCGTAGCCGACATAGAGGCCGCCGCCGATGCCGTTGCCGCTCAGACCGTCGAGGTCCAGAGCCGCAATGCCAATGTCGGTGCCTTCAGCCTTGACCTCATAGGCGTCGCGGCTGATCTGCGCGCCGATGAACGGGCCGGAAAAGGTTTCTGCATGAGCGCAGGAGGTCCCGGCGACGATCGCCAGAAGCGCGATGGAAATATTTTTCATGGTTCCCCTGAATTGGTTCGCGTTGTCTAATCGTTTCGGTTGCGACCCGGAGAGCCGCCTAGAGAGGCAAACCTGCAACGTCAACCAATTCTGTTCGATTCCTTGGCAAGAGGCTTTTACCGGAAGCATAGCGCATATCTCATGTCTGACTATGCTTGCACAGCGAAGGACCAAGGCGCGCGCCCGCGCTTGAAAAAATGGCGGCCCCGGGAATTTCCCTGCTTCAATAACGGCGCCCGTCCCGGCAATGAAGGCCAAATGACCAGCGCCTTTCTCCCCATGCGCCGCAGTGGCAAGGCAGAAAGCGCGGCGCGGCCAGCGCCGGGCCCGCTGATCCTCATGCTGTACGGGCTGGGTTTCTGGCTCGCGCTCTCGATGGCCGCCTATTGGGGCGGAGAGGGCTATTATTCACTCTGGTTCCCGCCCGCAGGACTTCGGCTCGCGTTCCTCTGGCATTTTGGACCGAGGGCGACCCCTGCAATCATGATCGTCGAACTGCTGGTCAATCTGGGGATGGGAAGATTTTCCCTCGCCTCGCCCGACCGGCTGATCGCGCTGTGGGGCATCGTGCGCCCGGTCCTCGCTTATGGCGCGATCGTGGGGGTCATCCGCTGGCTCTCGAGCGGCAGCAGGGCAGGCATGATGACGCCGCCAATGCCATTTAGCCTCGCTGCGGCGGCCGCGCCGGTTTTCGCGGCGCTCACGGCGCTGCCCGAAGCTCTCTGGCGACCGGACCGGACACAGGTCACAACCCTTCCCGATGTGATCACCTCGCTCACCGCGTTCGCCGTTGGCGACCTGCTCGGGGTCCTCCTCATCGCGCCCCCTCTTCTCTGGATCGCCGGGACAGCCGGACGCGGGCGCAAGTCCCTGCCTTCGCGCCTCGCGCCGCCCTCCATTGCCTGGACACCGGTCATGGAGATGGCCTTCCTGCTAGGAGGAGCAATCGTCGTCACCCGTCTCCTCACGCATATCGGCCTTGGCTTTCAGCCGACCCCGGTCATCCTCGCCGTTGCCTGGACGGGATTGCGCTTCGGGCGCCTTGCGGCCTGGATCTCCCTGGCGGCCGTGGCCTGGCTGCTGCTGCCCGAGACAGCCGACGCCATCAGCACGACGGACCGTCTCGAGCGCCATCTCAACCTCGCAACCATCATGGTGGTGGGCTATCTTGCAGGCAGCTATCGCGACGCCCAGAAGCAGGCCAGGGCAGCGCTCGAGCGACGCGATCGGCTGCTCTTCCAGGCCGAGCGTCTCAAGACGTTGCGGGCCATGTCCGTGGCCGTGATCCATGAGATCAGCCAGCCCTTGTCCACCCTGGCGATCGAGGCGAGGCATCTTCACGCAATCACCGATCGGTCCGGACAGGAAATCAGGGAGAGCGCAGCGCTCATTGATCGCAAGGCGGCCGCCCTTTCCCACCTCGTCCGCCGCCTGCGCCGGTTCGGCGGGCGCGTGGTCGATGAACCCAGTCCCCTGCCCGTTCCGGCGCTGGTCGAGAGCGTGGTCGCCATCGCCGCGCCTGAAACCAGGAGCCAGGGCGTCGCCTTGAAAGTCGGCCCGACAGACCCGGACCTGGTCATTCTTGGACAGGAGGTCGAACTGAGCCAGGCGCTGATGAACCTGCTGCGCAACGCCATTCAGCACTCCAGCGACCGGGCGGTCGAGCTGGGCAGCGAACGAAGGGGCGGCAGGGCCGAAATCACGGTTCTCAACCGATATGAACCTGAGGCTTCTCACGGCATGGGCATGGGCGTTGGCATTCTCGTGGCCCAGGCCATCGTGGAAGCGCATGGCGGACATCTGACCCGAACCAAAGGGCCCGACGGCGTCATGCTCGCGTCCATCATGCTGCCACTGGCGGGAGACTGTGCATGACGGGCGAGCCCAAAGTCTATGTGGTGGACGATGATCGCGACCTGGGTGGCAGCGTCGCGCGACTGCTTTGCCGGCAAGGCTTTGCCGCGGAGCCATTTCTCGATCCCGTGATGCTGCTCAATGCCTATGTCGAGGCGCCGGCCTCCTGCATCGTGACCGATGTCATGATGGACGATCTGGACGGTTTCGGCTTTGCCGACCGTGTCCGCTTCCTCGATCCTGCCGTCGCGATCGTCTTCATGACGGCCTGGCCCACAACGGCCAATGCCGTAGATGCCGTCCGCCGCCATGGCGGCCTCGATTATCTTGAAAAGCCGATTGATGAAGCGCGCCTGATCGCCGCTGTCACCGAAGGGGTGGCCTGGTCAAGCCGCAGGCGAAGGCAGTTGGGCCGCACCGCAGCCTTGACGCCCAGGGAAAGGGAGGTGTTCGACCTGCTCGTCCTGGGCCATAGCAACAAGGCGATCGCGGGGATCCTGGCGCTCAGCCCCAAGACGGTCGAGGATCATCGGGCGGCGATCATGGCGAAGACGGGGACCAGCGGGCTCGCCCAATTGATTGCCCTTGCCTCGCCCGGATGACGCGCCAGGCAAGCGAAGAGCGAGCCGTTTCGCGACCCCTGGCCATTGCCTGCATCCCGGGAAATTCCCGGATGGAATGATCCCACCTGCTGCCTGATAGGAGCCGCGCCAGGTCCAGTCTTGGATGGGCACCGGGCGGCGTTGCGACCCCGCCGCCCGGTTTCAACAGAAGCATGATCTCGACCAGGCCGGACCGGAACATGCGCTGCATGCCTTGGACTTTCCCGCCTTGCCCGAGCGAACAGATGATGCCAGCTATCGACCGTGCGCGGCAGATCGCGGCTCCTTCAACCTCAGCCGTCCTGATCGGTCAGGTGAGCCTGCTCGCCGTGATGGAGAAGGCAAAGCCCGTGATCAGCGAGGGTGCGCGTCAAGACAGACAGGATTTTCGGGAAGGACAGCGAGGCGGCTCCTCGACTCCGGCCAGGCCAGGCCAGGCAACTAGCTGCTGCCCGGGAATGCGAATTGCTCAAGCATATGCAATAGCGCCTGGGCGCCCCCTTGGCGGTTCTTCAGGGCATCGGTGAGGGCGCCTTCAACCTTCGAGGCGACGAAGCGCGAGGGACCCGCATAGCCAAGGGACCAGGTGAGGAAATGACGGGTCGGGTAGGAACCACAGGCGATGGTACCGATATCCTGGTGCCTGGGATCCTGGAGAATGCTCTCCTGGAGTGCGGCAATGGCTGCAGGAGGACCTTCGATATACTGAGCGAAGTGACGTCCTGTAAACAAAAGCGCTCCGGTGACCTCCAGCGAACGATTTCTCTGTACAGAAATGGCGACGATATCCCCGACGTGCCTCTCGGCGTCGGTCTCGTCCAACCGGCTCGTGCTGATGTAGAACCATCGATCCAACATAGGCCGTTTATGCCCATTAGATCAGAAGAGTAAAGGCGAGACGCAAGGGTGGAGGCGTTGGCGCACCCCACCTAGATCTTGCAGCTGCCTGCGGGGGGGAGTCGCGATCGAGACCCCATTCTGCAAGGCGAGAGGTGAATATCATCGCCCTTGCGAGCTTCGTAAAAATACGAAGGCCCTGGTAAGGCGATGTCGAGGAATGCGGTTTAAGGGCGCCCCCGAACCCCGGAGGCCTTCCATGTTTGCGCACAAGTCCAGTGATTTCCAGCTCGAAGGCGCCGAACTGCGCCGCCATCCCCGTCAGACGGTTTACAAGTCGGCCTTGCTCTACCCTGTGGTGCGCGAGGCCACGTTGGCGATTGGCAACATCTCCAGAAGCGGCTTGAGCGGCCAGTGCGCCTTGCCGCTCAGCCTCAGGGACACGGTGCATGTGAGCTTCGACGGTGAGAAATTCGTGACGGCCGAGGTTCGCTGGACCAGGGGCTCGACATGCGGGCTTCTCGTTGAAGAGCCTCTTGTGTGCTTTGGCGGGGTTGAAGGGAATTCACCTGCCGCCGCAGCCGGCGAACAGGCCCGCGAGCTCCGGCTCGCCGCCGACCTTTCGGCAACGATCGTGAAGTCTGCGCCCGTGCTCGTCGGCACGGTTCGCAACATGTCGCTTGAAGGGATGATGATCGAAACGGCCGGCTTGCGGGAAGGCACGCGTCTTCTGGTCAAGACGCGCGGAGCTGATGTGCGTATCGGACGCGTTCAATGGGCAAGCGGCGATTTGGCAGGCATTTTCTTCGACCGCGCGATAGGCCTGTAACATCGCGGCGCCGTCGCGGCGCCCGCAACGATACTCCTGGCAGGGCGTTGAGCGGGAAAGGAGTGCGGGCGACCTGCGATGAATACCGGATGCTCGATCTATATAGTGGACAGCGACGCGCGCGTCCGCCGCCATCTGGTGATGCTTCTGCGGGGGCAGAACCACAAGCCCACTTCTTTTGCATCCGGCAACGACTTTGTAGAAGCGCTGGGCTTCCTTGAAGCGGGCATCTCCATCATCGACATGCGCCTGTGCGACATGGATGGCCTGGACGTGCTTCGGAAGACACAGGGCCGCCGTCCGGACATGCTTTTGATAATGATGGCGGCGAACACGGACGTCCGTACGGCAGTCCAGGCCATCAAGGAGGGAGCGGACGACTTTCTGGAAAAGCCCTTCGAGGACGATGCCATCGTGCAGCTCGTCGCGCACGCCATCCCGGAACTTGGCAGGAAAATCCAGTTTGCCGCGCGTCGATGCAGCGCAGCCAAGCAGCTTGATAAGCTCACGAGGAAAGAGCTCCATATGATGATCTCTCTATCGCTGGAGAGGGATAATGGAAAAGTCGCCGAGCAATATCAGGTGAGCGTCAGAACGGTTGAATCCTATCGGACGCGCATAATGAGAAAGGTAGGCGTCACCAGATTTTCCGATGCCTTGCTTTTGCTGTCCGCAGCCGGGGTTTCGCGCGCGCCCTTCCCCGAGAAGGCCTGTTGAAGGCGAGCCGGCAATGACGATCTAAGGTGGTTCTACGACGATCGCACAGCTCTGGAATTTACATTGGGGTCATCAGCAAATTCGGGAATTTGATGAATTGCCGGCTTGATGCGGGCCGATGCGCTTCCACAAACCGTCGCAGTCTCTCAGAATCACCGGATGAACGCGGCCAGGTCCATGCCGCCGCAGTTGGCGATCGCCGCCTTACCCTCGAGCAAAGGCGAGCCGGCCAGAATGGCCTGCATCAATTCCTGGCTGCCGGCCCTCAGGTCCGCAGATGAATCGGGCCGTACCAATCCGTCCGGGGAAATTCCCGGATGGAACGATCTCTCCTGCTGCCTGACAAGCGCAGCGCCTGCGACCGGGATGCCGAACCGCATTCCGCCTGATATGCATCATCCGCCATGCGAATTTGGAACCGCGTGCAAATCCAGGCGCTTGAGACATCCAGGGAGAAAATCGACGATGAAATGGATCGGCGTGGCTGCGCTGCTGCTTTGCTCGAGTGCCTCATGGGCGCAGCAACAGGACAAGAAGGACGAGACGCTCAAAAAGGCCGGCGACATTGCCACTCAACCCGTCCGTGACGTCGGCCTCGACAAGAAGGAAATACCCCAGGTCCTGCAAGAGGCGATGGAAGACCCTTATAAGCGGCCGCCTTCGCGCAGCTGCAAGGGACTGAAAGCCTCGCTGGAAGACCTGAACGCCGTGCTCGGCTCCGACTTCACCACCAGCGAAAATGCGAACGAGAATCGTGCGGGCAAGATCGCCGAAGCCGTAGGCAAGAGCGTTGTCAATTCGCTCATTCCCTTTCGCGGTCTGGTGCGGGAAATAAGCGGCGCTGCGCCCGCCGAACGGCGCTTGCAGGCGGCGGTGACGGCCGGGATCGCCCGGCGCGGCTATCTTCGTGGGCTGGCGGCCGCCAAGAGCTGCAAGATCATGAGCCCGCCGGCAACTTCGCAGGAACAGGCGCGGGACGCTGAAAAATGAGGGAAGCGCGGGCGGTTCAGCCCTGCAACCGTCTCATCGTGGCGATCATCCTGGTGAAAAACGCAACGGCCTGACCCAAGCCATTCTCAGTCCTGTCTGGCGATCGGCGGCGAGGCTGCGGCAAAGCGCCTGGACAGGCCGTGATAGAGCCGTTCCTTGCACAGGAGATGCGCTCCAAAATCGGCAACCAGGGCCGAAGCGAGCAAAGGCAGCATGAGACCCCGGCTTGCGGTCGTCTCCGATACGATGATCACCGCCGTCAGCGGCGCGCGCACGACCCCTGTGAAATAGGCGATCATGCCCAGCAGGACAATCGCGCCGGGCGGATAGGAGGGAAACAGGCTTCGAAGCATGTCGCCGATCCCCGCGCCCACCGAGAGGGATGGCGCGAAGATGCCGCCGGGAAGACCGGATACGGCGGTCGCGAGGCTCGCCAGGAACTTGGCGCCGCCAAACCAGACCGGTACGTCCGCGCCGGCAATGACCGCATGCGCGGTCTGGTAGCCCGTCCCCCAGGTGAGACCGGTGATCGTGCCCACAAGCGCCACGAGCGCGCCGCACGCCCCGGCAAAGAGAACCGGCCGTGCCCGCATCCAGCGCATCGGCGCGAACATCGTTGTGCCTGCTCCCAGCATCAGGCGCGAGAAGAGACCGCCTGCCAGCCCCCCCAGCACGCCGGCGACCGGCGCGGCCACCAGCGCGTCGCGCGCACTCAGCGTCTGGCGCATTTCGCCAAAATAGACATAGTCGCCCGATATGCCGAGGCTCACCATGCCCGCGATCAGGACGGCCGCCATGACGAGAAGCGTCATGCGCTGCTCATAGGCGGCGGCCAGTTCCTCGATCGCGAACGCCACGCCGGCAAGCGGCGTGTTGAAGGCTGCCGCAACCCCCGCCGCGCCGCCTGCAATATACACAGATGCCCGCAGCGGCACGCCCATCAGCCGATGGGCATGGCCCATGATCGACGCGGCGATCTGGACCGTGGGGCCTTCACGGCCCACCGAAGCGCCGAGGAACAGGCTTGCGATGGTCAGCACGAACTTCACGCAAACGGTCCGCGCAGAGGCGAGGGCCTCCAGGCCGCGCTCAGGATCGCGCGAGGCGGCGATCACCTGCGGGATGCCCGAGCCCGACGCCAGCGGGGCCACCTTGCAAGTCAGCCATGCGAGAACCGCAAAGCCGGGCGGCGTCAAGACCAGCGGCGCCCACCACCAGCGGCGTGCTCCCTCCAGAAACAGCTCGGCCGCCGTGTCGGCCAGACGGGCAAAGAGCAGCGCGACAAGGCCAACCAGCACAGCGCCGCCCAATATGGCGGTGCGCCGCCGCCATATCAAAGCCTGGGGTCCATGACGCCGCAGCAGCAGGCGGACAAGACGAAATGTCCGGCTGAAGCGCCCATGTCCGGATCGGTCGTGACCTGCCGGCATTCAGGCAGGCTCCGACCGGTCGATCAAGCCGCTGTCGAGCAGCGGCGCGGCGTCGATGTCCTGGGCGTCCATCAGCATGGCGAGACGCTCGACAGCGGCAAGGATCATCGCCTGCTCCCATGGAGGCAAATCGACAAAGCGGCCGGTAAACGTCATCTGCAGCGGATCGGGAGCGTCGGCGAGAGCCGCCCTGCCTGCGGGCTGGGCGGTGAGGATGAATTGACGCTTGTCCCGCTCGCTGCGTTGGCGCTGGACAAAGCCGAGTTCCTGCAGCCGGTCCACGATGGTGGTGATCGTCGCCTGGCTGAACTGGAGGGCGCTGGCGACGGCGCTGGGCGTGGCGGCCGTTCGGCCGGCGATTTCGCGCAGCACGAGCAATTGCGAAGGCGTAAGCCCCGTCGCCGCGGCGAGCTGGCGGCTGCCGATCTCGGTCGCCCGCAGGACGCGGCGAAGGGCACGGAGCGTGAGCGAGGCAAGTTGTGGTTCCATGGCCTGTCTACTGAAATGATAGCGAAATCCCCTAGCAAAATCCTTAGTCAAATAAAGCATTTTTCTCAGATGCTTTATCGGTCGAAGGATGGATTTTCCCCTTCAAGGGTTGAAAACCGAGTCAAAACGCGCATATAACACGCCAAAATTGAATAGGCAGACCATGCTGCCTGATAATATGGTTCGGGAGATTAATTATCTTCGATCGTTTGACCGACACGGCGGTTCCGCCGCCGAGGGTCGGCGCGCGCCCTGCGCCAGAGGCTCGTGCAGATGTCGTGTTGCGCCGGCCGCTTGCAACCGACGGTCCCGCCGTCACCCGCCTGGTGGGCGCCTGCCCGCCGCTTGATCCCAACTCGGCTTATTGCAACCTGCTCCAGTGCACGCATTTCGCCGACACTTGCGTGATTGCCGAGCAGAAGGGCGATACCGCCGGCTGGGTGTCGGGCTATCGCCCGCCCAGCGACCCTCATGCTCTCTTCATCTGGCAGGTGGCGGTATCGCCGGCCGCGCGCGGCATGGGCCTTGCCGGCCGCATGATCGAGGCACTGCTCGAGAGGCCCGCGGTCAGGAGCGCCACGCACCTTCTCACCACCGTGACCGGCGACAATGGCTCGTCATGGGCGCTCTTCGAGGGGCTGGCGGCGCGTTGGGGGGCACCGCTTCACCGCCGCCCGCTCTTCGAGCGCGATACCCATTTTGCCGGCGCGCACCCGACCGAATGGGAAGCGCGCATCGGTCCGCTGGCGCGCTGAGCGCGCCGCTTATCAACAGGAGGAACAAGATGATCCCCACCGGTCCCAGACCCACGTCCCGGACGCCTGACACAAGCCTCTACGAGCGGCGCGAGTCCGCCGTGCGCAGCTATGCGCGGTCGATGCCGCGCCAGTTCGCCAGGGCGCACAATGTGTGGATGCATGACAATCAAGGAGGCCGCTATCTGGATTTCCTCTCAGGCTGCTCCACGCTGAACTACGGCCACAATCATCCCGTGCTCAAACAGGCGCTGCTCGATTATGTGGCCGCCGACGGCATCGCGCACGGCCTTGACCTGCACACAGACGCCAAGGCTGCGTTTCTCGAGGCGCTCGAGCAACTGATCCTCTTGCCGCGCGGCCTCGACTATCGCGCGATGTTCACCGGCCCAACCGGCACCAATGCGGTCGAGGCGGCGATCAAGCTCGCGCGCAAGGTGACCGGCCGCGAGATGGTGATCGCCTTCACCAACGGCTTCCACGGCATGACGCTGGGGGCGCTCGCCTGCACCGGCAACGCCGCCAAGCGCGGGGGTGCGGGCGTGCCGCTCAGCCATGTCGCGCACGAGCCTTATGACGGCTATCATGGGGCGGATGTCGATACGGCCGCGTTGCTGGAGCGGCGCCTTGCCGATCCCTCGAGCGGCCTTGACGCCCCGGCCGCGATCCTCGTCGAGACGGTGCAGGGCGAAGGCGGGCTCAACGCTGCATCGCCCGGCTGGCTGCGCAGGATCAACGCTATCGCCAGGCGGCACGGCGCGCTGATGATCGTGGACGACATCCAGGCGGGCTGCGGCCGCACCGGCGGCTTCTTCAGCTTTGAGGGGCTGGGCTTCACGCCCGACATCGTCACCATGGCGAAGTCGCTCTCGGGCATGGGCCTGCCCTTTGCCCTGACCCTGCTGCGCCCCGAACTCGACCAATGGGCGCCGGGCGAGCATAACGGCACCTTCCGCGGCAATAATCACGCCTTCGTGACCGCGACGGCCGCGCTGCGCCATTTCTGGAGCGACGGGCGCTTCGAACGGGACGTCGCGCGCCGCGCCGCCCTGCTGGAGCGCAGGCTGGACGCGATGGCGGCCGAACATGGCCTCTCGACCCGGGGACGCGGCATGATGCGCGGCATCGACATGGGATCAGGCGAGGCGGCGGCCGCGGTTACCGCGGCCTGCTTCGAGCGCGGCCTCATCATCGAAACCAGCGGCGCGCGCGATGAGGTGGTCAAGGTCCTGGCGCCGCTCATCATCGATGATGCGCTGTTCTCTTCCGGGCTCGACATATTGGCCAGCTGCATTCGCGAAGCGCTCGCCCTCCCCTACGGCGTTGCCGCCGAATAAGAAGGAGATATCATGATCGTTCGTAAACTTCAGGACATCCGCAAGTCTGATCGCAACGTCAAATCTGCTCAGTGGGAAAGCGCTCGTCTTCTGCTGAAGGACGACAACATGGGCTTTTCCTTCCACGTCACCACCATGTACGCTGGCGAGGAAATCAGGATGCACTATCAGAACCATCTCGAAGCGGTGCTGGTTCTCAAGGGAAGCGGGACCATCGAGGATCTGGGCACCGGCATCACGCACCAGCTGGCTTCCGGCGTCATATATGCGCTCAATGCCCATGACAGGCATGTGGTGCGGCCAACCACCGACATATTGTGCGCCTGCGTCTTCAATCCGCCCGTCACGGGCCAGGAAGTCCATGATGAAAGCGGCGCCTATCCGGCCGAAGCGGACATGAACCGCGAGGCCGCACTGACCAACTGACCTTTACGAAAGGGGGGAAGTCCCTTGCAAGACGTCTACCCATCCCGCCACGCGAAAGTGGCGGAGTTTTTGCCGCGCCTCGACCCGGTCGTTCACAGCGATTGGAACGCGGACGCGCCCATCAGCATGGAACAGGCGGCGCAGTTTGACCGCGATGGCTATCTGGTGATGGACAATCTCTTTTCAGACGAGGAGATCGCCTTTCTCCAGCGCGAAGCCGGCAGGCTTCTGGCCGATCCCGACGCGCTGGAAGAAGAAACAGTCATCAGTGAGCCTGGCAGCCGGGAAATCCGATCGATCTTCCGCATCCATGCACAAAGCCAGGTCGTCGCGCGTCTCGCGGCAGATCGGCGGCTGGCCGATGTCGCGCGATTCCTGCTGGGCGACGACGTCTATATTCATCAGTCCCGCCTCAACTATAAGCCAGGATTTCGGGGCAAGGAATTCTATTGGCACAGCGATTTTGAAACCTGGCACATCGAGGATGGAATGCCGCGTATGCGGGCGCTTTCGATGTCGGTGTTGCTGGCTGAAAACACAGCCCACAACGGGCCGTTGATGCTGATCCCCGGCTCGCATCGCAGCTTCCTGACCTGCGTGGGCGAAACGCCCGAGGATCATTACCGCATGTCATTGAAGCAACAGGAATATGGCGTACCGGACGAGGACAGCCTGGCCGAGCTGGCGCACAAGCATGGCATCGTGGCGCCAACGGGCAAGCCCGGCTCGGTCGTGATTTTCGATTGCAACATCATGCATGGGTCGAACGGCAATATCACGCCCTTCCCCCGCGCCAACGCCTTCCTGGTCTATAATGCCGTCAGCAACCGGCTGGCCGCGCCCTTCGGGGTCGACAAGCCGCGCCCGGAATTCATCGCGGCGCGCGGCGAGCCGCAGCCGATCGTACCTGTATCAGGTCCGCTGGCCGAGGAGGTGCTGATATGAACCACCATAGCGTCGAGAAGATCGGCGGCACATCCATGGCCGAGACAGCCACGCTGTTCGACAATGTGCTGATTGGAGGCCGAAAGGGGACTGAGCTCTACAATCGCATCTTCGTCGTGTCCGCCTATGCGGGGATGACCGACCTGCTGCTGGAACATAAGAAGAGCGGTCAGCCGGGCGTCTACGGCCGCTTCGTCGCGGATGATGGCGCGGACGGCTGGCGCGAGGCGATGGAAGCGGTGCGCGCCGCCATGCAATCGCGCAATGCACAGATGTTCGCGCGAGCGGACAGCCAGCGGGAAGCCGACGCTTTCGTCGATATGCGGATCGATGCAGCGGCGGCCTGTCTGAACGATCTGGCGCGGCTGCGCAGCCATGGGCGCTTCTGCGTCAAGGAGCAGCTCGCAACCGTGCGCGAAATGCTGGCCGGGCTGGGCGAGGCGCATAGCGCCCACAGCACCGCCCTGTTACTGCGCGACCGGGGCGTCAATGCTGTCTTCGTGGACCTGACGCTTTGGCATCAGCAGAATATGCAGCAACTCGACGAGCGGATCATGACGGCGCTCGCTCCGATCGATCTGTCTTCCACCATGCCGATCGTCACGGGCTATGCAGGCTGCAGCGAGGGCATGGTGCGCCGCTATGCGCGCGGCTATTCGGAAATGACTTTTTCGCGGATAGCGGTGCTGACCAGGGCGCGCGAGGCGATCATCCACAAGGAATTTCACCTGTCGAGCGCCGACCCCAAGCTGGTCGGGACGGACA includes:
- a CDS encoding MarR family winged helix-turn-helix transcriptional regulator, giving the protein MEPQLASLTLRALRRVLRATEIGSRQLAAATGLTPSQLLVLREIAGRTAATPSAVASALQFSQATITTIVDRLQELGFVQRQRSERDKRQFILTAQPAGRAALADAPDPLQMTFTGRFVDLPPWEQAMILAAVERLAMLMDAQDIDAAPLLDSGLIDRSEPA
- the ectA gene encoding diaminobutyrate acetyltransferase: MLRRPLATDGPAVTRLVGACPPLDPNSAYCNLLQCTHFADTCVIAEQKGDTAGWVSGYRPPSDPHALFIWQVAVSPAARGMGLAGRMIEALLERPAVRSATHLLTTVTGDNGSSWALFEGLAARWGAPLHRRPLFERDTHFAGAHPTEWEARIGPLAR
- the ectB gene encoding diaminobutyrate--2-oxoglutarate transaminase produces the protein MIPTGPRPTSRTPDTSLYERRESAVRSYARSMPRQFARAHNVWMHDNQGGRYLDFLSGCSTLNYGHNHPVLKQALLDYVAADGIAHGLDLHTDAKAAFLEALEQLILLPRGLDYRAMFTGPTGTNAVEAAIKLARKVTGREMVIAFTNGFHGMTLGALACTGNAAKRGGAGVPLSHVAHEPYDGYHGADVDTAALLERRLADPSSGLDAPAAILVETVQGEGGLNAASPGWLRRINAIARRHGALMIVDDIQAGCGRTGGFFSFEGLGFTPDIVTMAKSLSGMGLPFALTLLRPELDQWAPGEHNGTFRGNNHAFVTATAALRHFWSDGRFERDVARRAALLERRLDAMAAEHGLSTRGRGMMRGIDMGSGEAAAAVTAACFERGLIIETSGARDEVVKVLAPLIIDDALFSSGLDILASCIREALALPYGVAAE
- a CDS encoding ectoine synthase: MIVRKLQDIRKSDRNVKSAQWESARLLLKDDNMGFSFHVTTMYAGEEIRMHYQNHLEAVLVLKGSGTIEDLGTGITHQLASGVIYALNAHDRHVVRPTTDILCACVFNPPVTGQEVHDESGAYPAEADMNREAALTN
- the thpD gene encoding ectoine hydroxylase, translating into MQDVYPSRHAKVAEFLPRLDPVVHSDWNADAPISMEQAAQFDRDGYLVMDNLFSDEEIAFLQREAGRLLADPDALEEETVISEPGSREIRSIFRIHAQSQVVARLAADRRLADVARFLLGDDVYIHQSRLNYKPGFRGKEFYWHSDFETWHIEDGMPRMRALSMSVLLAENTAHNGPLMLIPGSHRSFLTCVGETPEDHYRMSLKQQEYGVPDEDSLAELAHKHGIVAPTGKPGSVVIFDCNIMHGSNGNITPFPRANAFLVYNAVSNRLAAPFGVDKPRPEFIAARGEPQPIVPVSGPLAEEVLI
- a CDS encoding aspartate kinase, encoding MNHHSVEKIGGTSMAETATLFDNVLIGGRKGTELYNRIFVVSAYAGMTDLLLEHKKSGQPGVYGRFVADDGADGWREAMEAVRAAMQSRNAQMFARADSQREADAFVDMRIDAAAACLNDLARLRSHGRFCVKEQLATVREMLAGLGEAHSAHSTALLLRDRGVNAVFVDLTLWHQQNMQQLDERIMTALAPIDLSSTMPIVTGYAGCSEGMVRRYARGYSEMTFSRIAVLTRAREAIIHKEFHLSSADPKLVGTDKARKIGRTNYDVADQLANLGMEAIHPGAGRGLRQTNIPLRVRNTFDREDGGTLICGDYVSETPRVEIVTGIRHAQALQFFEQDMVGVKGYDAAILEALTRHGAWIVSKSSNANTITHYLSADAAMVKRVIDDLQQRYLDASISAHPVAMVSVIGSDISRPSLVPDALRALDDEGIGVIAMQHQIRNVDVQFIVDVEHYDAAVRALHSALVERDKTALEGRRAA